GTAGCGGCGCCCAGCAACGCCACCACCGCGGTCAACGACACGACGGCGCCGGCAATGCCGCGCCATGCACTCACGGGACGCGCTCCAGCTCCTCGCCACCAGCCCACGGCGAGGTGCGTGCCGCGGTGGCGGCGCGTGCCGTTGCCACTTCGCTCACGGTAATCGCGCTGCCCGTATTGCCGAACGCATTCCGCACATACGTGGACACCGCCGCGAGCTCGGCGTCGCTGAGCGTATTCCACGCCGGCATCATGCCGTTGTAGGTGCTTCCCAACACCTCGATCGGACCTTGAATCCCGTGCAGCAAAATCGCCAACAGCCGTTCCTCTGAGCCCGACACCCACGGCGATTTCGCCAACGGCGGAAACACCCCCGGCAAGCCAAGTCCACTGGCTTGATGGCACCCTGCACATTTGCCCGTGAAGACCTGCGCACCATCAACCGCGGCGTTGGCCGGTGGCGCGGCGAATGCCGCCACGGTGCGCTGATCGCCAAGCATGGGGGAGACGCCCGACTCGCTGCGCGTGAGATACCAGCCGCCCCACAGCCCACCGGCCAATGCCAGCGCCAGCAAGGCGCGTGGCAACGGACGGATTTGTTCTTCCGGGTCGTCGTTCTCCCGATCCCGCGGTGCCCGCGTTTCCGGCGTCATGGCGCGGCGCCCGCGTTGCGCCCGGTGCGAACGGGATACGTGTGGTCCAGCGACAGCAGATAGTCCACCAGTGCGATCGCCTCGGCCTTCGCCACGATGCGCACCCCGGCAGGCGCCGCTCCCGGAGGCAACTTCACCACCACCTCGCCCGCCTGCGCGGGTCCCGTCCGCTCCTCGAAGAAGAACGGATAGGCCG
This region of Gemmatimonas groenlandica genomic DNA includes:
- a CDS encoding c-type cytochrome — translated: MTPETRAPRDRENDDPEEQIRPLPRALLALALAGGLWGGWYLTRSESGVSPMLGDQRTVAAFAAPPANAAVDGAQVFTGKCAGCHQASGLGLPGVFPPLAKSPWVSGSEERLLAILLHGIQGPIEVLGSTYNGMMPAWNTLSDAELAAVSTYVRNAFGNTGSAITVSEVATARAATAARTSPWAGGEELERVP